A genomic window from Planococcus rifietoensis includes:
- a CDS encoding N-acetylmuramoyl-L-alanine amidase family protein, with product MKIIIDAGHGPGTIGKRTPDGRMREFHFNNAVAEEVKKRLAADGYTVLFSHQQDRDVPLKERTNFANRSGAELLVSIHANASGNNYSAAQGIESFIYPAAPARTRKFGQLLQDSLILSTQRKDRGLKTADFAMLRDTTMPAVLVECGFMTHKHEAALLQSDDYRKRCARAISFAITCMER from the coding sequence ATGAAGATTATCATTGATGCAGGACACGGGCCAGGGACGATCGGCAAACGCACACCTGATGGAAGGATGCGCGAATTCCATTTCAACAACGCGGTCGCTGAAGAAGTGAAAAAACGCTTGGCGGCGGATGGATACACGGTGTTGTTTAGCCACCAGCAAGACCGTGACGTCCCTTTGAAAGAAAGGACGAATTTCGCCAATCGGTCCGGCGCAGAACTTTTGGTGTCAATCCATGCGAATGCGTCAGGAAACAATTATAGCGCTGCACAAGGCATCGAAAGTTTCATCTATCCCGCCGCCCCTGCCCGGACGCGTAAATTTGGGCAGTTGCTCCAGGATTCGTTGATCTTATCGACGCAGCGGAAAGACCGCGGATTGAAAACAGCGGATTTCGCTATGCTGCGGGATACCACCATGCCCGCGGTTCTAGTGGAATGTGGTTTTATGACCCATAAGCATGAAGCGGCTTTGCTGCAATCCGATGACTATCGCAAGCGCTGCGCACGCGCCATCAGCTTTGCCATCACCTGCATGGAACGATAA
- a CDS encoding DUF4097 family beta strand repeat-containing protein, translated as MQSEKERILDMVENGTISAREAVELLKAVDGGETGNASKDYGRETYRSSRGKRGFFRPEDMFKKFSKDFSKDFSKNMSKDFNQLGDRMMQFMQTSADKLKTMEFDSPFGEAVRFEHTFTEESADLHTIIADIANGQLEVFPSQDGSIRAECSVKAFRAESPEQAKQDFLEKFVFIADDRKLRIISDLKTTQVNLVLYVPAAAFEQIVVRLFNGGFTMKRLDSALIKVKTANGKIDLKTIQFEEAELETANGPIQMMEVKGREVEAETLNGRIYIDGDIEDIDAKSLNGNVVATTRSKEAKKLEAKTLAGNVEIYIPQHLALRGEVSSNLGRMDVMLPDINSSHEQGQFMQKKMHFTKTGDVESAGGPLLVYGETKTGSILVRYLTID; from the coding sequence ATGCAAAGCGAAAAAGAACGCATTTTGGACATGGTTGAAAATGGCACAATCTCGGCACGTGAAGCGGTTGAGCTATTGAAAGCGGTCGACGGCGGGGAAACAGGCAATGCTTCAAAAGATTACGGCCGTGAAACTTACCGCAGTTCACGCGGCAAGCGTGGATTCTTCCGTCCGGAAGACATGTTCAAAAAGTTCTCGAAAGACTTTTCGAAGGATTTTTCCAAGAACATGTCCAAGGATTTCAATCAGCTCGGAGACCGGATGATGCAGTTCATGCAGACATCCGCCGATAAGCTGAAAACGATGGAATTCGATTCGCCATTCGGTGAAGCCGTGCGTTTTGAACACACCTTTACGGAAGAAAGTGCGGATCTCCACACGATCATTGCCGATATTGCTAACGGGCAATTGGAAGTGTTCCCTTCACAGGACGGTTCGATCCGTGCAGAATGCAGCGTCAAGGCATTCCGCGCAGAATCTCCGGAGCAGGCAAAACAGGATTTTCTGGAGAAATTTGTCTTCATTGCGGATGATCGTAAATTGCGCATCATCAGTGACTTGAAAACGACGCAAGTGAATCTCGTCTTGTATGTGCCGGCAGCGGCATTTGAACAAATTGTCGTCCGTCTGTTCAATGGCGGGTTCACGATGAAGCGCCTGGATTCGGCATTGATCAAAGTCAAAACCGCAAATGGCAAGATTGACTTGAAAACGATCCAATTTGAAGAAGCCGAGCTTGAAACGGCTAATGGTCCGATCCAGATGATGGAAGTGAAAGGCCGCGAAGTCGAAGCAGAAACTTTGAATGGGCGTATTTACATCGATGGGGATATCGAAGACATCGACGCGAAGTCCTTGAATGGCAATGTCGTTGCGACGACGCGTAGCAAAGAGGCGAAAAAGCTCGAAGCGAAAACTTTGGCGGGCAATGTGGAGATTTACATCCCGCAGCATTTGGCACTGCGAGGAGAAGTCTCTTCGAACCTTGGACGCATGGACGTCATGCTGCCTGACATCAACAGCAGCCACGAACAAGGCCAGTTCATGCAGAAGAAAATGCATTTCACAAAAACAGGGGATGTGGAGTCAGCAGGCGGGCCATTGCTCGTCTACGGCGAAACCAAAACCGGTTCGATCCTTGTGCGTTATTTGACAATCGACTGA
- a CDS encoding ABC1 kinase family protein: MNQVTYLRIYRIVSMAIRFYVQVALFQRRNRGKWTPVVEQRWNELVTRQAKEYKELALKLGGLMIKLGQFLSTRADIMPPSFLAELEGLTDRVPSVPRKDIIEVLEQEWNVEHGNYLDELSDQAIASASIGEVFKGRLKNGTEVAVKVQRPGTDRIIRADFQAMRIVIWLAKKFTPFTKQVDFDQLYVEMTETIGAELNFVGELQNGRAFADRFAEMDGVHIPVYYDEYTTRRVLVMEWIEGARITDISFIEEHGLNRHEISERLFILFLEQVLYGGQFHADPHGGNILLKPDGTIVLIDFGMIGTISERDSQAILLIAEGILFKNYEQVLDGLEDLRFLLPNADRDLLADAVERLVAAYESNELMQMDSFVVERLLKDMQNIVRTQPVQLPAEFAFFGRATSIFVGVLHVLDPKVDLFALARPRVLEWASTKREGKGIFGKEDVFRWILNSTGPARAFPKKLINFLDEPERIRHYLENKEGREREHQRNLQSRMFAGIFSLLSFSGISLSVWFWHEPFLWVSSVFFVGSLWAFRAIR; the protein is encoded by the coding sequence ATGAACCAGGTTACATATCTCCGTATTTACCGCATCGTTTCCATGGCGATCCGATTTTATGTGCAAGTGGCGCTTTTCCAAAGGCGCAATAGGGGCAAGTGGACTCCAGTCGTTGAACAGCGCTGGAATGAGCTCGTTACCCGCCAGGCAAAAGAATACAAGGAACTGGCGCTCAAGCTGGGCGGCTTAATGATCAAATTGGGCCAATTCCTGTCAACCCGTGCGGATATCATGCCGCCAAGCTTTTTGGCGGAACTCGAGGGCTTGACGGACCGTGTGCCGTCCGTGCCGCGAAAAGACATCATCGAAGTGCTCGAGCAGGAATGGAATGTCGAGCACGGCAATTATCTGGATGAATTATCGGACCAAGCAATCGCTTCGGCCTCCATCGGCGAAGTGTTCAAAGGCCGTTTGAAGAATGGTACCGAAGTCGCTGTCAAAGTTCAGCGCCCAGGAACCGACCGCATTATCCGGGCCGATTTCCAGGCGATGCGCATCGTCATCTGGCTCGCGAAGAAATTCACCCCGTTTACGAAACAAGTCGACTTCGACCAATTATACGTCGAGATGACCGAAACGATCGGCGCGGAACTGAACTTCGTCGGCGAACTTCAGAACGGTCGTGCTTTTGCGGACCGTTTCGCGGAAATGGACGGCGTCCACATCCCGGTATATTACGATGAATATACGACCCGCCGTGTGTTGGTGATGGAATGGATTGAAGGCGCCAGAATCACCGACATCAGTTTTATCGAAGAGCATGGACTCAACCGCCACGAAATTTCCGAGCGATTGTTCATCCTGTTCTTGGAGCAAGTGCTGTACGGCGGCCAGTTCCATGCCGACCCACATGGCGGCAATATCCTGTTGAAACCCGACGGCACCATTGTGTTGATCGATTTCGGCATGATCGGCACGATTTCCGAACGCGATTCGCAAGCGATTCTACTGATTGCGGAAGGCATCCTGTTCAAAAACTACGAACAAGTACTCGACGGTTTGGAAGATTTGCGATTCCTGTTGCCGAATGCAGACCGCGACTTACTAGCGGATGCTGTTGAGCGGCTCGTTGCTGCTTACGAATCGAACGAATTAATGCAAATGGACAGTTTTGTGGTCGAGCGGTTATTAAAAGACATGCAAAACATTGTCCGCACGCAGCCGGTGCAGCTGCCAGCGGAATTTGCCTTTTTTGGCCGTGCGACATCGATTTTCGTTGGCGTCTTGCATGTATTGGATCCTAAAGTTGATCTCTTCGCCCTTGCGCGTCCACGCGTACTAGAGTGGGCTTCGACCAAACGGGAAGGAAAAGGGATTTTTGGGAAAGAAGACGTCTTCCGTTGGATCCTTAATTCCACGGGGCCGGCACGGGCATTTCCGAAAAAGCTCATCAACTTCCTTGATGAACCAGAACGCATTCGCCATTACTTGGAGAATAAGGAAGGGCGGGAGCGGGAACACCAGCGCAACCTGCAGAGCCGGATGTTTGCCGGCATCTTCTCACTGCTGTCGTTTTCCGGGATTTCATTATCCGTCTGGTTCTGGCACGAACCGTTCCTATGGGTATCGTCGGTGTTTTTCGTCGGCTCCCTGTGGGCGTTCCGAGCCATCCGTTAA
- the uvrA gene encoding excinuclease ABC subunit UvrA encodes MKNQEIRIQGARAHNLKNIDVTIPRDKLVVMTGLSGSGKSSLAFDTIYAEGQRRYVESLSSYARQFLGQMDKPDVDLIEGLSPAISIDQKTTSKNPRSTVATVTEIYDYIRLMYARIGKPICPNHGIEISSQTVEQMVDRLVEYPEKTRMQVLAPLVSGRKGTHVKLLEDIKKQGYVRVRINGELIDLDDNISLDKNKKHSIEVVIDRVIMKDGIAPRLSDSLESALRLGEGRVLVDVMDEEELLFSEHHACPICGFSIGELEPRMFSFNSPFGACPECDGLGMKLEVDPELVIPDWDVSLADHAIAPWRPTSSQYYPQLLQAVCGHFGIEMDVPMKELPEEQVNIILHGSDNEKIRFRYENDYGKIRDSHIFFEGVLANVDRRYRETSSDYIRDMMEKFMGQQPCPTCSGYRLKPESLAVKVNDLHIGQVVEYSITEAQAFFDSLTLSEKDRQIATMILREIQERVGFLINVGLDYLTLNRASGTLSGGEAQRIRLATQIGSRLTGVLYILDEPSIGLHQRDNDRLISTLKNMRDIGNTLIVVEHDEDTMMAADYLIDVGPGAGVHGGEIIAAGAPGKVMKNKKSLTGQYLSGKKFIPLPAERRQPNERKISIRGASANNLKNVDVDIPIGLFTAVTGVSGSGKSTLINEILYKSLAHKLNRARVKPGQHKSVEGIEELEKVIDIDQSPIGRTPRSNPATYTGVFDDIRDVYATTNEAKVRGYKKGRFSFNVKGGRCEACRGDGIIKIEMHFLPDVYVPCEICHGKRYNRETLEVKYKDKNIADVLEMTVEDAYAFFENIPKINRKLKTIVDVGLGYVTLGQPATTLSGGEAQRVKLASELHKRSNGKSFYILDEPTTGLHADDISRLLKVLQRLVDNGDTVLTIEHNLDVIKTADYLIDLGPEGGDKGGTILATGTPEDIAKVEGSYTGMYLKPILERDRARMKELVGKASAKKRKAK; translated from the coding sequence TTGAAAAACCAAGAGATACGCATACAAGGCGCGCGTGCCCATAATTTAAAAAACATCGACGTGACGATTCCCCGCGATAAGCTCGTCGTCATGACCGGTTTATCCGGTTCCGGGAAATCTTCCCTGGCGTTCGATACAATCTATGCGGAAGGCCAGCGCCGCTACGTCGAGTCCTTGTCGTCTTATGCACGGCAATTTCTTGGCCAAATGGATAAACCGGACGTCGATTTAATCGAAGGATTGTCTCCGGCGATTTCGATTGACCAAAAGACCACGAGCAAGAACCCGAGATCGACCGTAGCGACCGTGACGGAAATCTACGATTATATCCGGCTCATGTATGCGCGGATCGGCAAGCCGATCTGCCCAAACCACGGCATTGAAATTTCTTCCCAAACGGTGGAGCAGATGGTCGACCGCTTGGTTGAATATCCGGAGAAGACGCGCATGCAAGTGTTGGCGCCGCTCGTATCAGGACGTAAAGGCACACATGTGAAACTGCTCGAAGATATTAAGAAACAAGGTTATGTACGGGTCCGCATCAATGGCGAACTCATCGATTTAGACGATAATATTTCGCTCGATAAAAACAAAAAGCATTCCATTGAAGTGGTCATCGACCGTGTCATCATGAAAGATGGAATCGCCCCACGCTTGAGCGACTCGCTGGAGTCTGCGTTGCGTCTTGGGGAAGGGCGTGTGCTGGTGGACGTCATGGACGAAGAGGAATTGCTGTTCAGCGAACACCATGCCTGCCCAATTTGCGGATTCTCCATCGGTGAATTGGAGCCGCGCATGTTTTCATTCAACTCGCCATTCGGGGCATGCCCTGAATGCGACGGCCTTGGCATGAAACTGGAAGTCGACCCTGAACTGGTCATTCCGGATTGGGATGTCAGCCTCGCAGACCATGCCATCGCCCCGTGGCGCCCGACGAGTTCCCAATATTACCCGCAATTGCTGCAGGCAGTATGCGGCCATTTTGGAATTGAAATGGACGTGCCGATGAAAGAGTTGCCTGAAGAACAGGTGAACATCATCTTGCATGGTTCCGATAACGAAAAAATCCGTTTCCGCTATGAAAATGATTACGGCAAAATCCGCGACAGCCATATTTTCTTTGAAGGCGTACTCGCGAATGTCGACCGCCGCTACCGGGAAACCAGTTCCGACTATATTCGGGACATGATGGAAAAATTCATGGGCCAGCAGCCATGCCCGACATGTTCAGGCTACCGGTTGAAACCGGAGTCATTGGCTGTCAAAGTCAATGACCTGCACATCGGTCAAGTTGTTGAATATTCGATTACGGAAGCGCAAGCATTTTTCGACAGCTTGACGCTATCGGAGAAAGACCGCCAGATTGCTACTATGATCCTCCGCGAAATTCAAGAGCGTGTCGGTTTCTTGATCAATGTAGGGCTCGATTATCTGACATTGAACCGCGCATCGGGCACATTGTCAGGCGGCGAAGCACAGCGCATCCGCCTGGCAACGCAAATCGGGTCACGGCTGACAGGCGTTCTTTATATTCTCGATGAACCTTCAATCGGCCTTCATCAACGCGATAACGACCGATTGATCAGCACATTGAAAAATATGCGCGATATCGGCAATACGCTGATTGTCGTGGAACACGATGAAGACACGATGATGGCGGCGGATTACCTCATCGATGTCGGCCCTGGGGCTGGCGTACACGGCGGCGAGATCATTGCAGCCGGCGCACCCGGAAAAGTGATGAAAAACAAGAAGTCGCTGACCGGCCAGTATTTGAGCGGCAAGAAGTTTATTCCACTGCCGGCTGAACGCAGACAGCCAAACGAACGGAAGATTTCAATCCGCGGCGCCTCTGCGAATAACTTGAAAAATGTCGATGTCGACATCCCAATCGGGTTGTTCACGGCGGTCACTGGAGTTTCGGGGTCTGGGAAAAGTACCTTGATCAACGAGATCCTCTACAAGTCACTGGCCCATAAACTGAACCGGGCACGGGTCAAGCCCGGCCAGCATAAATCGGTAGAAGGCATCGAGGAACTGGAAAAAGTCATCGATATCGACCAATCACCGATCGGGCGCACGCCGCGTTCCAACCCGGCGACCTATACAGGCGTATTCGATGATATCCGGGATGTTTACGCGACGACCAATGAAGCGAAAGTGCGCGGCTATAAAAAAGGGCGTTTCAGCTTCAACGTCAAAGGCGGGCGCTGTGAAGCCTGCCGCGGCGACGGCATTATCAAAATCGAAATGCATTTCCTGCCGGACGTTTACGTACCGTGTGAAATCTGCCACGGCAAGCGCTACAACCGTGAAACGCTGGAAGTGAAATACAAAGATAAAAACATTGCAGACGTGTTGGAAATGACAGTCGAAGATGCATATGCATTCTTCGAAAATATCCCGAAAATCAACCGTAAATTGAAAACCATCGTTGATGTCGGGCTCGGCTATGTAACGCTCGGACAGCCGGCGACTACATTGTCCGGCGGTGAAGCACAGCGTGTCAAATTAGCTTCGGAGTTGCATAAACGCTCCAATGGCAAGTCGTTCTATATCTTGGACGAACCGACGACCGGGCTCCATGCCGATGATATTTCACGTTTATTGAAAGTGTTGCAAAGGCTTGTGGACAATGGCGATACCGTATTGACGATCGAGCATAATCTCGATGTCATCAAAACGGCCGATTACTTGATTGACCTTGGCCCAGAAGGCGGGGACAAAGGCGGCACGATCTTGGCCACTGGTACGCCGGAAGATATCGCTAAAGTCGAAGGATCCTATACTGGCATGTACTTAAAACCGATTCTTGAGCGGGATCGTGCACGCATGAAAGAACTGGTCGGAAAGGCCAGCGCTAAGAAAAGAAAAGCAAAGTGA
- the hprK gene encoding HPr(Ser) kinase/phosphatase translates to MGQVTVKQVMEMFGLKLISGQEGIGRHIAISDISRPGLEMAGYFTHYPANRMQLLGKTELSFFAMLKPEERLDRMMKLCAEDTPAIIVSHGVDVPEELVIASSEKHVPVLGTNMTTTRFSSLLTNFLESRLAPTTAVHGVLVDIYGIGVLITGKSGVGKSETALELVKKGHRLVADDCVEIRQEGESTLVGHPPKLIEYLLEIRGVGIIDIMTLFGASAVRNFKRISLVIDLEIWDQDKTYDRLGLEEETMKIIDTDVTKLTIPVRPGRNLSVIIEVAAMNYRLKRMGVNAAEEFSKRLDDVIAQDTN, encoded by the coding sequence ATGGGACAAGTAACAGTGAAACAAGTAATGGAGATGTTCGGCTTGAAACTGATCAGCGGCCAAGAAGGCATCGGGCGCCATATTGCCATCAGTGATATTTCAAGACCGGGACTGGAAATGGCAGGTTATTTCACCCATTATCCTGCAAACCGCATGCAATTGCTCGGAAAAACGGAACTATCGTTTTTTGCCATGCTGAAACCGGAAGAACGGCTAGACCGAATGATGAAACTGTGTGCGGAGGATACGCCCGCCATCATCGTCTCCCACGGTGTCGATGTGCCGGAGGAATTGGTCATTGCCTCTTCCGAAAAACACGTGCCGGTGCTCGGGACGAATATGACCACCACCCGCTTCTCGAGTTTGCTGACGAACTTTCTAGAAAGCCGTCTCGCTCCGACGACCGCTGTACATGGCGTGCTGGTCGATATTTACGGCATCGGTGTACTCATCACCGGAAAAAGCGGCGTCGGGAAAAGTGAAACCGCATTGGAACTCGTCAAGAAAGGCCATCGCCTCGTAGCGGATGATTGCGTGGAGATCCGCCAAGAAGGCGAAAGTACGCTTGTCGGACATCCGCCGAAGCTGATTGAGTATCTTCTCGAAATTCGCGGTGTCGGCATCATCGACATTATGACTTTATTCGGAGCGAGTGCCGTACGTAACTTTAAGCGTATTTCACTTGTCATTGATCTCGAGATTTGGGATCAAGATAAAACTTATGACCGTCTCGGCCTAGAGGAAGAGACGATGAAAATCATTGATACGGATGTGACGAAGCTAACGATTCCTGTACGCCCAGGACGCAACCTTTCTGTCATTATCGAAGTAGCCGCGATGAATTACCGCCTGAAACGGATGGGGGTCAATGCCGCTGAGGAATTCTCCAAGCGGCTTGATGATGTAATCGCACAAGATACAAATTAA
- a CDS encoding competence protein ComK, with translation MGKKNQYPVSYTICSNTYALLPYMDGHRLLTRVIEDRSEFLVEESVYKIVAKSCSFYRGSLASATLYAQKAIGVKHKPPIIVGEYYGNPLIFFPTHSPKNKDSIWFNFDAIDLIAADDSGRGSLVSLSNGVVVPADISPIALRNQHSFTGSLRRYFKKAQRVHNHRMNYVTKRAFPPRSQQPLD, from the coding sequence ATGGGTAAGAAGAATCAATATCCCGTCTCTTATACAATTTGCAGCAATACATACGCGCTGCTCCCGTATATGGACGGCCACCGGCTCCTGACACGGGTCATCGAAGACCGCAGCGAATTCCTGGTGGAGGAATCGGTCTATAAAATTGTGGCGAAATCATGCTCATTCTATCGCGGCTCCCTCGCCAGCGCCACGCTCTACGCACAAAAAGCGATTGGCGTAAAACACAAGCCGCCGATCATCGTCGGCGAGTATTACGGCAACCCGTTGATTTTCTTCCCAACCCACTCTCCGAAAAACAAGGATTCCATCTGGTTCAATTTCGATGCCATCGATTTGATTGCGGCGGATGATAGCGGACGGGGCAGTTTGGTATCGCTTAGCAATGGCGTCGTCGTCCCTGCGGATATCTCTCCTATCGCGCTTCGCAACCAGCATTCCTTCACCGGGTCTTTGCGCCGCTATTTCAAAAAAGCACAGCGTGTCCATAACCACCGGATGAATTATGTGACGAAACGGGCGTTTCCGCCTCGCAGCCAGCAGCCGCTGGATTAA
- a CDS encoding IDEAL domain-containing protein: protein MENYYSYADFMKAMAQTKKITEAEKLLNEIYLDLFLKHVHREQQETQLLALIDEALDHNDRKSFDTYTAQLQELKREEE from the coding sequence ATGGAAAACTATTATTCTTATGCTGACTTCATGAAAGCGATGGCTCAAACGAAAAAGATCACGGAAGCGGAAAAGCTGCTGAATGAGATCTACCTGGATCTGTTCTTGAAGCATGTTCACCGCGAACAGCAGGAAACGCAATTGCTGGCACTTATCGATGAGGCCCTGGATCATAACGACCGCAAATCTTTCGACACATATACTGCACAGCTGCAAGAGCTGAAGCGGGAAGAAGAATAA
- the uvrB gene encoding excinuclease ABC subunit UvrB, with the protein MKKEFNLQAPYEPAGDQPEAIAQLTKGIIDGKRFQTLLGATGTGKTYTMSNVIQQVKKPTLVMAHNKTLAGQLYSEFKEFFPDNAVEYFVSYYDYYQPEAYVPQSDTFIEKDASINDEIDKLRHSATSSLFERDDVIVIASVSCIYGLGSPKEYRELVVSLRKGMEIERNQLLRKLVDVQYERNDINFIRGTFRVRGDVVEIFPASRDERCLRVEFFGDEIDRIREVDALTGEIIGDREHVAIFPASHFVTREDKMVRAIENIEAELEERLKEMRAEDKLLEAQRLEQRTRYDLEMMREMGFCSGIENYSRHLTLRPAGAQPYTLIDYFPDDFLLVVDESHVTLPQVRGMFNGDQARKKVLVDHGFRLPSAMDNRPLTFDEFEEHIDQAVFVSATPGPYELEHTPEMVEQIIRPTGLLDPEIEIRPIEGQIDDLMYEIQQRKERGERVLVTTLTKKMSEDLTNYLKEAGVKVNYLHSEIKTLERIEIIRELRMGVYDVLVGINLLREGLDIPEVSLVTILDADKEGFLRSERSLIQTMGRAARNENGHVIMYADRITDSMQKAIDETTRRRTIQAAYNEEHGITPVTIKKKIRDVIRATEAAEEAEEYVSKAVEGKKLKKEDRMKLVTLLEKEMKEAAKALDFERAAELRDTVLELKAEG; encoded by the coding sequence ATGAAAAAGGAATTTAACCTGCAAGCTCCTTATGAACCGGCGGGCGACCAACCGGAAGCCATCGCTCAATTAACGAAAGGCATCATCGACGGCAAAAGGTTCCAGACCTTGCTCGGTGCGACCGGGACGGGGAAAACCTATACGATGTCGAATGTCATTCAACAAGTGAAAAAACCGACATTGGTCATGGCCCACAACAAAACTTTGGCAGGTCAGCTCTATAGCGAGTTCAAGGAATTCTTTCCTGACAATGCCGTAGAATACTTCGTCAGCTATTACGATTATTATCAGCCTGAGGCATATGTGCCGCAATCTGATACATTCATAGAAAAAGATGCGAGCATCAATGATGAAATCGATAAATTGCGCCACTCAGCGACCAGTTCCTTGTTCGAACGCGACGACGTCATTGTCATCGCTTCCGTTTCCTGCATCTATGGCCTCGGTTCCCCGAAAGAATACCGGGAACTCGTCGTCTCGCTGCGCAAAGGGATGGAGATCGAACGCAACCAGCTGCTGCGCAAATTGGTCGACGTGCAATATGAACGCAACGACATCAATTTTATACGCGGAACATTTCGCGTACGCGGCGATGTGGTGGAAATCTTCCCGGCTTCGCGCGATGAGCGCTGCTTGCGCGTGGAGTTTTTTGGCGATGAAATCGACCGCATCCGTGAAGTCGATGCTTTGACAGGAGAAATTATCGGTGACCGCGAACACGTCGCTATTTTCCCGGCGTCCCACTTTGTTACGCGTGAAGACAAGATGGTCAGAGCCATTGAAAACATCGAAGCGGAACTAGAAGAACGCCTCAAGGAAATGCGTGCGGAAGATAAACTGCTCGAAGCGCAGCGGCTCGAACAGCGCACTCGCTACGATTTGGAAATGATGCGCGAGATGGGCTTCTGCTCAGGCATCGAAAACTATTCGCGCCATTTAACGCTGCGTCCAGCAGGCGCACAGCCTTATACATTGATTGATTACTTCCCGGATGATTTTCTGCTGGTCGTCGACGAAAGCCATGTCACTCTGCCGCAAGTCCGCGGCATGTTCAATGGTGACCAGGCGCGTAAAAAAGTATTGGTCGACCACGGCTTCCGTTTGCCGTCCGCCATGGATAACCGCCCGCTGACATTTGATGAGTTCGAGGAGCATATCGACCAGGCGGTGTTTGTTTCAGCGACGCCAGGCCCTTATGAACTCGAACATACACCGGAAATGGTGGAGCAGATCATCCGTCCGACGGGCTTGCTTGACCCGGAAATTGAAATCAGGCCGATCGAAGGTCAAATCGATGACCTTATGTACGAAATCCAGCAGCGTAAAGAGCGTGGGGAGCGTGTATTGGTCACGACCTTGACGAAGAAAATGTCGGAAGACTTGACGAATTACTTGAAAGAGGCAGGCGTCAAAGTCAATTACCTGCATTCCGAGATCAAGACGCTCGAGCGCATCGAGATCATCCGCGAGCTGCGGATGGGCGTATACGATGTGCTGGTCGGCATCAACTTGCTGCGGGAAGGGCTTGATATTCCTGAAGTTTCATTGGTGACCATACTCGATGCCGATAAAGAAGGCTTCTTGCGTTCGGAACGTTCCCTTATCCAGACGATGGGGCGTGCTGCCCGAAACGAGAACGGCCACGTTATCATGTATGCGGACCGGATCACGGATTCGATGCAGAAAGCGATCGATGAGACGACCCGCCGCCGCACCATTCAGGCGGCTTATAATGAAGAACACGGCATTACGCCGGTCACGATAAAGAAAAAAATCCGCGACGTCATCCGCGCAACAGAAGCGGCGGAAGAAGCGGAAGAATACGTCAGCAAAGCGGTCGAAGGCAAGAAACTCAAAAAAGAAGACCGCATGAAGCTTGTCACTTTGCTTGAGAAGGAAATGAAAGAAGCGGCGAAAGCGCTCGATTTCGAACGTGCCGCAGAACTGCGTGATACAGTGTTGGAATTGAAAGCGGAAGGATGA